GTTTTTTTTATTTTGAAATTGTTATTATATCTGCAATGTAAAGAAATCATGTTTTTTATTAACTGATAACACCATTGTGATGATTCTGGTAATTCATAGGGATGTAAATGGATGTTTTCATCGAATATAACCTGTGAGTTATGATTGTTTATTGAAGATATATGGAAGCTATCATTTGTTAAAGCTATGGTTGTGCTAAAATTATGGTGGTGATCAGCGCTCATGAAATCAAATGTAACAATGTCGTTGTTTTCTTTCTTTTCTTTGTGATATGCGTTTAAAAAAGAAATATTTTCGATCTGTTCATCAGTTAATGTCAATGGCATTTCGTCATCAAAGAAAGCGTAATCGGCATTTGGGACTGGAATATTTTCAATTGAGCATAGTTTTAATAAAAAAATATGAAAACAATGGAACTTATTTTTGTCAATAAGAGAACTTAATCTCTGTTGTATCTTCTGTAGTTGTCCTTTGGGAAGTAAATGCTGTAAATTTGAAAAAGAGCCATCTAAAACATATTTGTATGTAAAAAGGTCCTCTCTCTGACCAGTTATCAAAAAATCGTCAGGTATTTTAGAAAAACGATTGATATGACATAAATATTCCATTTGCTCCATGTCTATATACTTATGGGGAACTGCGTGGTTTGGTGGTGTGCCAATAAGATTATCCATAAATCACCTTGATAAAATTTAATAAAATCTCTTTATTCTAACATTGACAATATAACCAGCTATAAAAAATCGCTCATTTTCGGATATTGCGGTTTACCTGAGGGATGGTTCGTTATGCATAAAAATTGGGAATCCAGGGTAAACACCCTGGATTAAATCGAGGGAAATGAGCTATTTTTTACAGTATTCACTGGTAATATAAGTAACACTTGTTGCTAACCTGGCTAGCGGTAGTGTTAATTAACAATCTAGATGTCGTTATTTTTAAACACCCCAATATTGCACATCGGAGGATTTATGGTTGCTAAATTAAGATCAGATGTTCTTATAAATACTAATCCCTTTTCAGAAGTGAAAAATGAGAAGCATAAGCATAACGGATATTCTGACAAGGTTACTTTAGATATTAATAATAAGAAATACGATGTAAATTTTAAGGATATTGAAAATATTCTGGATGGTAATGGGGCATTATTTAAAAAACGTACACTGTGGGAGTTTATTCTCGATCTTTTTCCCGGATCAAATATTAAACAAGTTAAAGCCTTTATTTACGAATTTGTGACAAAAAATGATAATAAAGCGGAGATGTTCAAGAATATTAAATCTCTGGCCAAAACAGAAGAACAATGGCGATTTAGTACTACTACAGATTTTACCACAAATGAAAATAATGAAGTGGTTGTGTGTAGATCTTTTAATCTCTACACGGGGGAGACTGTAAATGAGGCCGATAAGCATCAAGTTTTTTCTGAAAGATTCACTCTTGATAACTATCTTGATGATTTACATTTTGATAATTCTCCCATGAAGAGATTAAAGTTTTCTGATAATGCTGTAAAACTTACGACGCTGATTAAAAATAAAATTCCTATTTTTGATACAACTATCAATTTAACTTCGTTGCCTAAAGATGTATTAAATTCATTAAAATATTGTAGTTTTAAAAATGTAACTTTTTCAGGAAATATAGAAACTCCGACCCTTGAAGGCCCAGTTTTTGAAAATTGTTATTTCGAAGATTGTAAGTTCAACAACATACATTTTTATGATCCTAATGAAAAAACTGCAGAGTCAGGAAATGAAAAATCAATAATAGGTATGTTTAAAGGTTGTTTTATTTCTAAATGCGAAATAAAACAATATAGTTGTGAGACGTCTCAAGTCTACACCGTTAAACAACCCGTCAATATCCAAGAAAAATTAGGGGCTTATCTCTTTATGCAGTCTTTTGTTCAAGACTGTACAATTCAGGGAGGTAGTTGTCCTGGATCGAGTATACTTCTGAGTCATTTTTATAACTGTGATATCACAGGACTTG
The nucleotide sequence above comes from Escherichia coli. Encoded proteins:
- a CDS encoding pentapeptide repeat-containing protein; protein product: MDNLIGTPPNHAVPHKYIDMEQMEYLCHINRFSKIPDDFLITGQREDLFTYKYVLDGSFSNLQHLLPKGQLQKIQQRLSSLIDKNKFHCFHIFLLKLCSIENIPVPNADYAFFDDEMPLTLTDEQIENISFLNAYHKEKKENNDIVTFDFMSADHHHNFSTTIALTNDSFHISSINNHNSQVIFDENIHLHPYELPESSQWCYQLIKNMISLHCRYNNNFKIKKTFCFDFKNKSFCNARLQYITFIACLFSHANMKYSTFHDVNLDMCEIKNCNFDNSEMNFISCVGTNFSGSTFNNVKTTTAQLIKTPTKWTNNTLKYWFSSCNKRNIIFTFNTISDRNMKLKGIKDILLSLVDQKVNIYSVRQELLDFLNNDLYKNNGEILSYKESIMLFCAV